A single region of the Streptomyces caelestis genome encodes:
- a CDS encoding carbonic anhydrase gives MGTARTPQRRAILTGGLAATAAMLTACSSNPDSTNAGKTSAVGATKSPSPSPAAGPRPDSPWAAFARLMEGNKRWVEGNLQHPDRDPKRREFVAEAQEPYGVILSCIDSRVPPELVFDTGLGDLFVMRTGGQVVGPVVVGSVEYGPMTSGTPLIVVLGHQRCGAIEAAYEAMRDGKKLPGNLQAISDALRPAYRETTRAKHTDPVDAMVRIHTKQTAAELRTNRDLAPLVKKGDLAVVSAYYSLDTGRVEVLSGAPSA, from the coding sequence ATGGGTACCGCCAGGACACCGCAGCGCAGGGCCATACTCACCGGCGGGCTGGCTGCCACCGCAGCCATGCTCACCGCCTGTTCGTCGAACCCGGACAGCACGAACGCGGGGAAGACGTCGGCCGTGGGGGCGACGAAGTCCCCCTCGCCCTCTCCCGCGGCAGGCCCGCGACCGGACTCGCCCTGGGCGGCGTTCGCGCGGCTGATGGAGGGCAACAAGCGCTGGGTGGAGGGAAACCTCCAGCACCCCGACCGCGACCCGAAGCGGCGCGAGTTCGTCGCCGAGGCCCAGGAGCCCTACGGTGTCATCCTCTCCTGCATCGACTCCCGCGTCCCGCCGGAGCTCGTCTTCGACACGGGCCTCGGCGACCTGTTCGTGATGCGCACGGGCGGGCAGGTCGTGGGACCGGTGGTCGTCGGCTCCGTGGAGTACGGGCCGATGACGTCCGGCACCCCGCTGATCGTGGTCCTCGGACACCAGCGCTGCGGTGCCATCGAGGCGGCCTACGAGGCCATGCGTGACGGCAAGAAGCTCCCCGGCAACCTCCAGGCGATCTCCGACGCCCTGCGGCCGGCCTACCGGGAGACCACCCGGGCGAAGCACACCGACCCCGTCGACGCGATGGTCCGGATCCACACCAAGCAGACCGCCGCCGAGCTGCGCACCAACAGGGACCTCGCCCCGCTCGTGAAGAAGGGCGACCTGGCCGTCGTCAGCGCCTATTACTCGCTCGACACCGGCCGGGTCGAAGTCCTCAGCGGCGCGCCCTCCGCCTGA
- a CDS encoding MFS transporter: MLNTVKGQAAGLTKDQRNAFLAAYLGWAMDAFDYFLVVLVYSEIADEFHVSLTDMAFLTTATLVMRPVGALLFGMWADRRGRRVPLMVDVVFYSIVGFACAFAPNYTVLLVLRLLYGIGMGGEWGLGAALAMEKIPASRRGFWSGLLQSGYSLGYLLAAVAFFVIEPVFGWRGLFAFSLLPALVALWVRSRVEESEVWEKSVRLNRTPAYQVFKNPAVLRRFVYLVALMTAFNWMSHGTQDIYPTFVKKGLDLSANTSIAIAVVYNIGAMIGGVLLGAYSERLGRRRTIMIAAAAGLVVVPFFVLSTTVGWLMLSSFLMQVCVQGAWGVIPAHLTEMSPDAVRGFYPGVTYQLGNLIAALNLPIQEALAERHGYPSAMAWTIVPTLAVVILLSAIGKEAKGVRFGSSGPQAPNTAATGTAQP; the protein is encoded by the coding sequence GTGCTGAACACCGTGAAAGGGCAGGCAGCGGGTCTGACGAAAGACCAGCGCAACGCCTTCCTGGCCGCCTATCTCGGCTGGGCGATGGACGCGTTCGACTATTTCCTGGTCGTGCTCGTCTACAGCGAGATAGCCGACGAATTCCATGTCTCCCTGACCGACATGGCCTTCCTCACCACCGCGACGCTGGTGATGCGGCCCGTCGGCGCGCTGCTGTTCGGCATGTGGGCGGACCGCCGCGGCCGCCGCGTGCCGCTCATGGTCGACGTCGTCTTCTACTCGATCGTCGGATTCGCCTGCGCGTTCGCGCCGAACTACACCGTGCTGCTGGTGCTGCGCCTGCTCTACGGCATCGGCATGGGCGGCGAGTGGGGCCTGGGAGCGGCCCTGGCCATGGAGAAGATCCCGGCCTCCAGGCGTGGCTTCTGGTCGGGGCTGTTGCAGAGCGGCTATTCGCTGGGGTACCTGCTGGCCGCCGTGGCGTTCTTCGTCATCGAGCCCGTCTTCGGCTGGCGGGGACTGTTCGCCTTCAGCCTGCTGCCCGCCCTGGTCGCCCTGTGGGTGCGCAGCCGGGTCGAGGAGAGCGAGGTGTGGGAGAAGAGCGTCCGGCTCAACCGCACCCCCGCGTACCAGGTGTTCAAGAACCCGGCGGTGCTGCGGCGCTTCGTGTACCTCGTCGCGCTGATGACCGCTTTCAACTGGATGTCGCACGGCACGCAGGACATCTACCCGACCTTCGTGAAGAAGGGCCTGGACCTGTCCGCGAACACCTCGATCGCGATCGCCGTGGTCTACAACATCGGCGCCATGATCGGCGGTGTGCTGCTCGGTGCGTACTCCGAGCGGCTGGGCCGCCGCCGCACGATCATGATCGCGGCGGCCGCGGGCCTGGTCGTGGTGCCGTTCTTCGTGCTGTCCACGACCGTCGGCTGGCTGATGCTGTCGTCCTTCCTGATGCAGGTCTGCGTGCAGGGAGCCTGGGGCGTCATCCCGGCGCACCTGACCGAGATGAGCCCGGACGCCGTCCGGGGCTTCTATCCGGGCGTCACCTACCAGCTCGGCAACCTGATCGCCGCGCTCAACCTGCCGATCCAGGAGGCCCTCGCCGAGCGCCACGGGTATCCGTCGGCGATGGCGTGGACCATCGTGCCCACGCTGGCCGTGGTGATCCTGCTGAGCGCGATCGGCAAGGAGGCCAAGGGAGTCCGCTTCGGAAGCAGCGGTCCGCAGGCGCCGAACACAGCGGCGACGGGAACGGCCCAGCCCTGA
- a CDS encoding helix-turn-helix domain-containing protein, with product MTELDIAEVARRAGVPASTLRFYEEKGLISSTGRRGLRRQYHPGVLERLALIALGRTAGFSLDEIAHMLAPDGQPRIDRQMLAAKADELDDRIRELGVLRDSLRHAASCPAPSHMECPAFRRLLDAAASGGVTAPGRRVPGR from the coding sequence ATGACAGAGCTGGACATCGCCGAAGTGGCGCGCCGCGCCGGGGTACCGGCATCGACCCTGCGCTTCTACGAGGAGAAAGGGCTCATCTCCTCGACCGGCCGACGAGGCCTGCGCCGTCAGTACCACCCCGGCGTACTGGAGCGGCTGGCGCTGATCGCGCTGGGGCGGACGGCCGGGTTCTCGCTCGACGAGATCGCGCACATGCTCGCGCCGGACGGGCAGCCGCGTATCGACCGGCAGATGCTGGCGGCCAAGGCGGACGAACTCGACGACAGGATCCGCGAACTGGGCGTACTGCGCGACTCCCTGCGCCATGCCGCCTCCTGTCCCGCCCCGAGCCACATGGAGTGCCCCGCCTTCCGCCGCCTCCTCGACGCCGCGGCGTCTGGCGGTGTCACGGCGCCGGGCAGGCGGGTTCCCGGCAGGTAA
- a CDS encoding class I SAM-dependent methyltransferase, with protein sequence MDAARRADDEQAARWKGRAGHAWDDLKGVLDEMFRPFEELLVEAVAAERAKHVLDVGCGTGGIALAVARRLGPEGRCVGIDISEPMISTARECADQEDVPASFVCADAQDHAFEPGSFDAVISRFGVMFFNDPVRAFANLRRAVRDEGALRFVVWRDPAENPFMTTAQRAAAPLLPDMPVRRPDEPGQFAFADPDKVRRILAESGWAGIDIRPVDVVCTLPEKELVRYLTRLGPVGMYLPEVDAQTRERVVETVRAAFAPFVHGPEVRFTAACWTVGARASTAKFS encoded by the coding sequence ATGGACGCTGCGCGCAGGGCCGACGACGAGCAGGCAGCCCGCTGGAAGGGGCGCGCCGGTCATGCCTGGGACGATCTGAAGGGAGTGCTGGACGAGATGTTCAGGCCCTTCGAGGAGCTCCTCGTCGAGGCTGTCGCCGCCGAGCGGGCGAAGCACGTGCTCGACGTCGGCTGCGGTACGGGCGGTATCGCGCTGGCCGTCGCGCGGCGGCTCGGTCCGGAGGGGCGCTGTGTCGGCATCGACATCTCCGAACCGATGATCAGCACCGCCCGGGAGTGCGCCGACCAGGAGGACGTGCCGGCCTCGTTCGTCTGCGCCGACGCACAGGACCACGCCTTCGAACCCGGCAGTTTCGACGCCGTCATCTCGCGGTTCGGCGTCATGTTCTTCAACGATCCGGTCCGGGCCTTCGCCAACCTCCGGCGCGCCGTCAGGGACGAGGGGGCGCTCCGGTTCGTCGTCTGGCGGGATCCGGCCGAGAACCCGTTCATGACGACGGCCCAGCGCGCCGCGGCACCGCTGCTCCCGGACATGCCCGTCCGCCGGCCTGACGAGCCGGGACAGTTCGCCTTCGCGGACCCGGACAAGGTCCGGCGCATCCTGGCCGAGAGCGGCTGGGCCGGGATCGACATCCGGCCGGTCGACGTGGTCTGCACCCTGCCCGAGAAGGAACTGGTCCGATACCTCACCCGGCTGGGCCCGGTGGGCATGTACCTGCCCGAGGTGGACGCGCAGACCCGCGAACGGGTCGTCGAGACGGTCCGTGCCGCCTTCGCCCCCTTCGTGCACGGACCGGAAGTCCGCTTCACCGCGGCCTGTTGGACGGTCGGCGCCCGTGCCTCGACAGCGAAATTTTCGTGA
- a CDS encoding ThuA domain-containing protein: MTPKKALVVRGGWEGHQPVEATELFLPFLRDNGYAVRVEESTDVYADAAELAGTDLIVQCVTMSEITREQLAGLSSAVVAGTGFTGWHGGIADSFRASSDYLHLVGGQFATHPGREPCERRGGPEDNFLPHTITLTEAGREHPVTAGIEDFELHTEQYWVLHDDLIDVLATTTHPTRPWEPWHRPVTSPAVWTRRWGAGRIVVTTPGHSLDVLENPDVRTIIERGMLWATRTASAS, translated from the coding sequence ATGACGCCGAAGAAAGCCCTGGTGGTCCGCGGCGGCTGGGAGGGGCACCAGCCGGTCGAGGCAACGGAACTCTTCCTGCCCTTCCTGAGAGACAACGGCTACGCCGTCCGGGTCGAGGAGTCGACCGACGTCTACGCGGACGCCGCCGAGTTGGCCGGCACCGACCTGATCGTGCAGTGCGTGACGATGTCGGAGATCACGCGCGAGCAGCTGGCGGGACTGAGCTCGGCGGTCGTGGCCGGCACGGGGTTCACCGGCTGGCACGGCGGCATCGCCGACTCCTTCCGCGCCTCCTCCGACTATCTCCACCTGGTGGGAGGGCAGTTCGCCACGCACCCGGGCAGGGAACCGTGCGAGCGCCGGGGCGGGCCGGAGGACAACTTCCTGCCGCACACCATCACCCTCACCGAGGCCGGCCGCGAGCACCCCGTCACCGCGGGCATCGAGGACTTCGAGCTGCACACCGAGCAGTACTGGGTGCTCCACGACGACCTCATCGACGTCCTGGCCACCACCACGCACCCCACCCGGCCGTGGGAGCCCTGGCACCGGCCGGTCACCTCGCCGGCGGTCTGGACCCGCCGGTGGGGCGCCGGGCGGATCGTGGTGACGACACCGGGGCACAGCCTCGACGTGCTGGAGAACCCCGACGTCCGCACCATCATCGAGAGGGGCATGCTGTGGGCGACGCGCACCGCGTCGGCGTCGTAG
- a CDS encoding Gfo/Idh/MocA family protein, translating to MGDAHRVGVVGLGVISRAYLDTLAGHPAVRVTAVADLDASRSAATAAGLPGVRALTVEELLSSPDVDTVLNLTTPGAHATIALDAIGHGKNVYGEKPLAATLADAHAVMTAAARAGVGVGCAPDTVLGTGVQTARAALTAGSIGRPLFASAVMVTPGHERWHPHPDFYYTEGGGPLLDMGPYYLASLVHLLGPVRAVTGASSRLRAERVIGSGPRTGERIPVEVDSHVSGVLEHVDGTLTTITTSFDGVATTASPIEVHGEVGTLAVPDPNRFDGDVRLFELGDTQWRTLPPSAGYVDGARGVGLLDFVTADGQRAPRANGELALHVLETMTALLRSSAEGRRIELTTSARPPAPVPLTAAEEWGGRAAPSPA from the coding sequence GTGGGCGACGCGCACCGCGTCGGCGTCGTAGGGCTCGGAGTCATCTCCCGCGCGTACCTGGACACACTGGCCGGTCACCCCGCCGTGCGCGTGACCGCGGTCGCCGACCTCGACGCCTCCCGGTCGGCCGCGACCGCCGCCGGACTGCCCGGCGTCCGGGCGTTGACCGTCGAGGAGCTGCTGAGCAGCCCGGACGTGGACACGGTGCTGAACCTCACCACCCCCGGGGCGCACGCCACCATCGCCCTGGACGCCATCGGCCACGGCAAGAACGTCTACGGGGAGAAGCCGCTCGCCGCCACGCTCGCCGACGCCCACGCCGTCATGACGGCCGCCGCGCGGGCGGGCGTCGGTGTGGGGTGCGCGCCGGACACCGTGCTGGGCACCGGGGTCCAGACGGCCCGGGCGGCCCTGACGGCGGGGAGCATCGGACGCCCCCTGTTCGCCTCGGCCGTGATGGTCACCCCGGGCCACGAACGCTGGCACCCGCACCCCGACTTCTACTACACCGAGGGCGGCGGCCCCCTGCTGGACATGGGGCCGTACTACCTCGCGTCCCTCGTCCATCTGCTGGGTCCGGTGCGGGCCGTGACGGGGGCGTCCAGCAGGCTGCGCGCCGAGCGGGTCATCGGTTCCGGCCCGCGTACGGGAGAGCGGATACCGGTGGAAGTGGACAGCCATGTCTCCGGTGTGCTGGAGCACGTGGACGGGACGCTGACGACGATCACGACGAGCTTCGACGGGGTGGCCACCACCGCGTCCCCGATCGAGGTGCACGGCGAGGTGGGAACCCTCGCCGTCCCGGACCCGAACCGCTTCGACGGCGACGTACGGCTCTTCGAGCTCGGCGACACCCAGTGGCGCACGCTCCCGCCGTCCGCGGGCTACGTCGACGGCGCACGGGGCGTCGGGCTGCTCGACTTCGTCACCGCCGACGGGCAGCGGGCACCGCGCGCGAACGGCGAACTCGCCCTGCACGTACTGGAGACGATGACCGCGCTCCTGCGTTCGTCGGCCGAGGGGCGGCGGATCGAGCTGACGACGTCGGCGCGGCCGCCCGCTCCCGTCCCGCTGACGGCCGCCGAGGAGTGGGGTGGCCGGGCCGCGCCCAGCCCCGCGTGA
- a CDS encoding glutamate-cysteine ligase family protein: MGRDVPALVFAREDRRRYRAKMQTDLEVLARMLRESGFESERPRVGLEIELNLVDDRGLPAMRNTDVLQAIADPAWSSELGRFNLEIDIPPRELTTGGPGAWEQTIRDALNHAEDRAAAVGAHLIMIGILPTLDEADVSESALSGDPRYRLLNEQIFAARGEDLRIRVDGVERLSTYADTITPEAACTSTQFHLQVAPKQFANYWNAAQAIAGVQIALAANSPFLFGRELWRETRIPLFEQATDTRPEEIKAQGVRPRVWFGERWITSVFDLFEENVRYFPALLPLCEDEDPQQTLDSGGVPQLGELTLHNGTIYRWNRPVYAVTDSGPHLRIENRVLPAGPTVADIIANGAFYYGLTRALVDEDRPIWTRMSFSVAEENLHTAARDGIDARLYWPGTGEVPVTELVLRRLLPLAHRGLELAGMDEAWREPLLGIIEQRCVTARNGAVWQAETVHHLEKAGVSDRRAALRQMTTTYMDYMHMNAPAHTWPVD, encoded by the coding sequence ATGGGACGTGACGTGCCGGCCCTGGTGTTCGCACGGGAGGACCGTCGTCGGTACCGGGCGAAGATGCAGACCGACCTCGAGGTGCTGGCCCGGATGCTGCGCGAGTCCGGCTTCGAGAGCGAGCGCCCCCGGGTCGGGCTGGAGATCGAGCTCAACCTGGTGGACGACCGCGGGCTGCCCGCGATGCGCAACACCGACGTGCTCCAGGCGATCGCCGATCCCGCCTGGTCGAGCGAGCTGGGCCGCTTCAACCTGGAGATCGACATCCCGCCGAGGGAGCTGACGACCGGCGGCCCCGGCGCCTGGGAGCAGACGATCCGGGACGCCCTGAACCACGCCGAGGACCGCGCCGCGGCCGTGGGCGCGCACCTGATCATGATCGGCATCCTGCCCACCCTGGACGAGGCGGACGTCAGCGAGTCCGCCCTCTCCGGTGACCCGCGGTACCGGCTGCTCAACGAGCAGATCTTCGCGGCGCGGGGCGAGGACCTGCGCATCAGGGTCGACGGCGTGGAGCGCCTGTCGACGTACGCCGACACCATCACTCCCGAGGCCGCCTGCACCAGCACTCAGTTCCATCTCCAGGTCGCGCCCAAGCAGTTCGCGAACTACTGGAACGCGGCCCAGGCCATCGCCGGCGTGCAGATCGCCCTCGCGGCGAACTCGCCCTTCCTGTTCGGCAGGGAGCTGTGGCGCGAGACCCGCATCCCCCTGTTCGAGCAGGCCACCGACACCCGCCCCGAGGAGATCAAGGCCCAGGGCGTACGGCCCCGGGTGTGGTTCGGGGAGCGGTGGATCACCAGCGTCTTCGATCTCTTCGAGGAGAACGTGCGCTACTTCCCGGCCCTGCTGCCGCTGTGCGAGGACGAGGACCCGCAGCAGACGCTCGACAGCGGCGGCGTTCCGCAGCTGGGCGAACTGACCCTGCACAACGGCACGATCTACCGCTGGAACCGCCCCGTCTACGCCGTCACCGACAGCGGCCCGCATCTGCGCATCGAGAACCGGGTGCTGCCCGCCGGCCCCACCGTGGCCGACATCATCGCCAACGGCGCCTTCTACTACGGCCTCACCCGCGCCCTGGTCGACGAGGACCGGCCGATCTGGACGCGGATGTCCTTCTCGGTCGCCGAGGAGAATCTGCACACCGCGGCCCGCGACGGCATCGACGCCCGCCTGTACTGGCCCGGCACGGGCGAAGTGCCGGTCACGGAACTGGTGTTGCGGCGGCTGCTGCCGCTGGCCCACCGGGGCCTGGAGCTGGCCGGCATGGACGAGGCCTGGCGCGAACCCCTGCTGGGCATCATCGAGCAGCGCTGTGTCACCGCGCGCAACGGCGCCGTGTGGCAGGCGGAGACGGTCCATCACCTGGAGAAGGCGGGCGTCTCCGACCGGCGTGCGGCACTGCGGCAGATGACCACGACGTACATGGACTACATGCACATGAACGCGCCCGCGCACACCTGGCCCGTGGACTGA
- a CDS encoding MFS transporter: MPQINKPRSHKAVPGNGASLTRLRTAITVFFALDGFVFAGWVVRIPAIKEQTDASASTLGLALLGVSAGAVVTMVLTGRLCRRYGNHRVTVACAVLLSLSVALPPLTHSALALGLVLLVFGAAYGGINVAFNSAAVDLVAAMRRPIMPSFHAAFSLGGMTGAGLGALVAGSLSPTRHLLLLTVVGLLVTAVAGPTLLRQKPPVPPERERPTQDAAPRRPAGRTRGLVLVFGLIAGCTAYGEGALADWGALHLEEDLDASPGAAAIGYSCFALAMTVGRLTGTTLLERLRQTRTVVAGGATAAAGMLLGSLAPALWAALLGYAVTGIGLANLFPVAVERAGALAGPSGVATASTLGYGGMLLGPPAIGFMADWFSLPVALTSVAILAAVAACIGFATRRAAAP; the protein is encoded by the coding sequence GTGCCGCAAATAAACAAACCCCGATCGCACAAGGCCGTGCCGGGCAACGGCGCCTCCCTCACCCGACTCCGCACCGCGATCACCGTCTTCTTCGCCCTCGACGGCTTCGTCTTCGCCGGCTGGGTCGTGCGCATCCCCGCCATCAAGGAACAGACCGACGCCTCCGCCAGTACCCTCGGCCTCGCCCTCCTGGGCGTCTCCGCCGGAGCCGTCGTCACCATGGTCCTCACCGGCCGCCTGTGCCGCCGCTACGGCAACCACCGGGTCACCGTCGCCTGCGCCGTCCTGCTCTCCCTCAGCGTCGCCCTGCCCCCGCTGACCCACTCGGCCCTCGCGCTCGGCCTCGTCCTGCTGGTGTTCGGCGCCGCGTACGGCGGGATCAACGTCGCCTTCAACAGCGCCGCCGTGGACCTGGTGGCCGCGATGCGGCGGCCGATCATGCCGAGCTTCCACGCCGCGTTCAGCCTGGGCGGTATGACCGGCGCGGGGCTGGGCGCCCTGGTCGCGGGGTCCCTCTCCCCCACCCGGCACCTGCTGCTGCTCACGGTCGTCGGGCTGCTCGTGACGGCCGTGGCGGGCCCCACGCTCCTGCGGCAGAAGCCGCCGGTGCCGCCGGAACGGGAACGGCCCACGCAGGACGCCGCCCCGCGCCGGCCGGCCGGCCGTACCCGGGGACTCGTCCTCGTGTTCGGCCTGATCGCGGGGTGCACCGCGTACGGCGAGGGGGCGCTGGCCGACTGGGGTGCCCTGCACCTCGAAGAGGACCTGGACGCCTCGCCGGGTGCCGCGGCCATCGGCTACTCCTGCTTCGCGCTCGCCATGACGGTGGGCCGCCTGACCGGCACGACGCTCCTGGAGCGCCTGAGGCAGACCCGGACCGTCGTGGCGGGCGGCGCCACGGCGGCGGCCGGGATGCTGCTCGGCTCGCTCGCCCCCGCCCTGTGGGCGGCCCTGCTGGGGTACGCGGTCACGGGCATCGGCCTCGCGAACCTCTTCCCCGTGGCCGTGGAACGCGCGGGCGCGCTCGCCGGCCCCAGCGGAGTCGCCACCGCCTCCACGCTGGGCTACGGCGGCATGCTGCTGGGGCCGCCCGCCATCGGGTTCATGGCGGACTGGTTCTCCCTCCCGGTGGCGCTCACCAGCGTGGCGATCCTCGCCGCCGTGGCCGCGTGCATCGGTTTCGCGACCCGCCGCGCCGCGGCGCCCTGA
- a CDS encoding SDR family oxidoreductase, with product MTDQQHPGEQHPTPEFPSQDQPHPGWTGPMDPPPDHGEESYRGSGRLTDRKALITGGDSGIGRAVALAFAREGADVIFTHLEDEKDDAAETARLVEEAGRRAVPVSCDVREEENCRALIDRAVAEFGRIDVLVNNAAYQMSQPDGIEAISTEQFDRVMRTNLYGMFWLCKLALPHIPEGGSIINSTSVQAYKPSPHLLDYATTKGAIVTFTQGLAQMVIDKGIRVNAVAPGPVWTPLIPATMPDTQKFGAQAPIGRPAQPAEMAPAYVFLASQDASYITAEIVNATGGTPLP from the coding sequence GTGACCGATCAGCAGCACCCCGGCGAACAGCACCCCACCCCGGAGTTTCCCTCCCAGGACCAGCCGCACCCGGGCTGGACCGGCCCCATGGACCCGCCCCCGGACCACGGTGAGGAGTCCTACCGGGGCAGCGGCCGGCTGACCGACCGCAAGGCCCTCATCACCGGCGGGGACTCCGGGATCGGCCGCGCGGTCGCCCTGGCGTTCGCCCGGGAGGGGGCCGACGTGATCTTCACCCACCTGGAGGACGAGAAGGACGACGCCGCCGAGACCGCCCGGCTGGTCGAGGAGGCCGGGCGGCGTGCCGTGCCCGTCTCGTGTGACGTACGGGAGGAGGAGAACTGCCGGGCACTGATCGACCGTGCCGTCGCGGAGTTCGGCCGGATCGACGTCCTGGTGAACAACGCGGCGTACCAGATGTCGCAGCCCGACGGCATCGAGGCGATCTCCACCGAGCAGTTCGACCGGGTGATGCGCACCAACCTGTACGGCATGTTCTGGCTGTGCAAGCTGGCCCTGCCGCACATCCCGGAGGGCGGCAGCATCATCAACTCCACGTCGGTGCAGGCCTACAAGCCCAGTCCGCATCTGCTGGACTACGCGACGACCAAGGGCGCCATCGTCACCTTCACGCAGGGGCTGGCGCAGATGGTGATCGACAAGGGCATCCGCGTCAACGCCGTGGCGCCCGGCCCGGTGTGGACGCCGCTCATCCCGGCGACGATGCCGGACACCCAGAAGTTCGGCGCGCAGGCGCCCATCGGGCGGCCCGCGCAGCCGGCCGAGATGGCTCCGGCGTACGTCTTCCTCGCCTCCCAGGACGCGTCGTACATCACCGCCGAGATCGTCAACGCGACTGGCGGCACACCGCTGCCGTAG
- a CDS encoding maleylpyruvate isomerase family mycothiol-dependent enzyme: protein METDEFLQALETEGRLLAAAAEEAGTDAKVPTCPEWQVRDLLRHTGAVHRWAASYVAERYTERRPLGEAPDLDGAELVAWYRDSHRHLVGTLAGASPDVECWSFLPAPSPLAFWIRRQAHETAVHRVDAESARGAGTTTVTPEFATDGIDELLRGFHARPKSRVRTDEPRVLRVRTDDTDAVWSVRLSSEPPVTTRGASGEAACELSGPAEKLYLALWNRAPLPSVTGDQALAELWRETSGI from the coding sequence ATGGAGACCGACGAGTTCCTGCAAGCGCTGGAGACAGAGGGCCGGTTGCTGGCCGCGGCCGCCGAGGAGGCCGGGACGGACGCCAAGGTGCCGACGTGCCCGGAGTGGCAAGTGCGTGATCTGCTGCGGCACACGGGCGCGGTGCACCGCTGGGCCGCGTCGTACGTCGCCGAGCGGTACACCGAGCGCCGCCCGCTGGGTGAAGCCCCGGACCTCGACGGCGCGGAGCTCGTGGCCTGGTACCGCGACAGCCACCGCCACCTCGTCGGCACGCTGGCCGGCGCCTCACCCGACGTGGAGTGCTGGTCCTTCCTGCCCGCGCCGTCCCCGCTGGCCTTCTGGATCCGGCGGCAGGCGCACGAGACGGCGGTGCACCGGGTCGACGCGGAGTCCGCACGCGGAGCCGGCACCACCACCGTCACCCCGGAGTTCGCCACCGACGGCATCGACGAACTGCTGCGCGGCTTCCATGCCCGCCCCAAGAGCCGCGTACGCACCGACGAGCCGCGCGTCCTGCGGGTGCGCACGGACGACACCGACGCCGTGTGGAGCGTACGGCTCTCCTCCGAGCCGCCCGTGACCACGCGGGGCGCCTCCGGGGAGGCCGCGTGCGAACTGTCCGGCCCGGCCGAGAAGTTGTACCTGGCGCTGTGGAACCGGGCTCCCCTGCCGTCGGTCACGGGCGACCAGGCGCTCGCCGAGCTGTGGCGGGAGACGTCAGGGATCTGA
- a CDS encoding MarR family winged helix-turn-helix transcriptional regulator — MAAKQAEQALVEQWRNILALHARTQCELDRVLHDHGLCASDFEVLDVLAGCRAAKGTPSYRVQEISERIHLSQSALSRLIARLEKEGLVERCMCPEDRRGVRVALTAKGRTLHGEVLPVQRAVLERMLADG, encoded by the coding sequence ATGGCGGCGAAGCAGGCCGAGCAGGCGCTCGTGGAACAGTGGCGGAACATTCTGGCGCTGCACGCGCGAACACAGTGTGAACTCGACCGGGTTCTGCACGACCACGGCCTGTGCGCCAGCGACTTCGAGGTGCTCGACGTCCTCGCCGGGTGCCGGGCGGCGAAGGGCACTCCCTCCTACCGCGTCCAGGAGATCTCCGAGCGGATCCATCTGAGCCAGAGCGCGCTGTCGCGGCTGATCGCCCGGCTGGAGAAGGAGGGGCTCGTCGAGCGCTGCATGTGTCCGGAGGACCGGCGGGGTGTGCGCGTCGCCCTCACGGCGAAGGGGCGCACGCTGCACGGTGAGGTGCTGCCCGTGCAGCGTGCGGTGCTGGAGCGGATGCTGGCGGACGGCTGA